In Scleropages formosus chromosome 18, fSclFor1.1, whole genome shotgun sequence, one DNA window encodes the following:
- the LOC108940649 gene encoding diacylglycerol O-acyltransferase 1-like isoform X1 — MKPSLEHVAHETGAAEKDMIAMDAVDRRPGSLKRRSTFCGAQQVADGRDGGGDDDAGERPCGRSEEKKKGRKSPGERGERGPPGDTLSCHKLQESLLSSASGYSNYRGILNWCVIMLVLSNARLFLENLLKYGILVDPIQVISLFLKDPYRWPAACLVIASNIFIMIALYTERRLSVGAIGENVGIIIHSINLSTVLFFPVATLLMVNSVTPVGGVLALAVYTILFLKLYSYKDVNKWCREIQHAKALSMSRSFSCPTVQRLNGAASRSQVHYPGNLTHRDMYYFVFAPTLCYELNFPRSPRIRKRFLLRRLFEMLFFMQLLVGLIQQWMVPTIQNSMKPFQDMDYSRMIERLLKLAVPNHFIWLIFFYWFFHSSLNFVAELMQFGDREFYRDWWNSETITYFWQNWNIPVHKWCLRHFYKPMLKRGMSKWVGQTAVFLISAFFHEYLVSVPLKMFRLWAFMGMMAQLPLAWLVGRVFQGNYGNAAVWISLIIGQPIAVLMYVHDYYVLHYGGEEPAAPVLLS, encoded by the exons ATGAAGCCGTCCCTCGAACACGTGGCGCACGAGACGGGCGCGGCGGAGAAGGACATGATCGCGATGGACGCGGTGGACAGACGGCCTGGGTCCCTCAAACGGAGGTCCACCTTCTGCGGAGCGCAGCAGGTCGCGGACGGACGGGACGGAGGTGGAGATGATGATGCTGGAGAACGTCCATGTGGGCGCAgcgaggagaagaagaagggacGGAAGAGTCCCGGAGAGAGAGGGGAGCGGGGGCCCCCGGGGGACACCCTGAG TTGCCACAAGCTGCAGGAGTCCTTGCTCAGCTCGGCCAGTGGATACAGCAACTATCGGGGCATCCTCAACTGGTGCGTCATCATGCTG GTCTTGAGCAACGCGCGACTTTTCCTGGAGAACTTGCTCAA GTATGGAATCTTAGTGGACCCCATCCAGGTGATCTCGTTGTTCTTGAAGGACCCCTACAGGTGGCCTGCGGCATGTCTTGTTATTg cCTCGAACATCTTTATAATGATAGCCTTGTACACCGAGAGGAGGCTGTCCGTG GGGGCTATCGGCGAGAACGTCGGCATCATCATTCACTCCATCAATCTTTCCACCGTTCTCTTCTTCCCCGTGGCCACCTTGCTGATGGTGAATTCTGTGACCCCAG TTGGAGGGGTGCTTGCTCTCGCTGTGTACACCATCCTCTTCTTGAAACTGTACTCCTACAAAGACGTGAACAAGTGGTGTAGAGAGATCCAGCACGCAAAAGCCCTCTCCATGTCGAGATCCTTTTCAT GCCCTACAGTTCAGCGGCTGAACGGAGCAGCTTCACGCTCTCAGGTCCACTACCCGGGCAACCTCACTCACAGAG ataTGTACTATTTCGTTTTTGCACCAACGCTCTGCTATGAGCTCAACTTCCCGCGGTCACCACGGATACGTAAGCGCTTCCTGCTCAGAAGGCTGTTTGAGATG CTGTTCTTCATGCAGTTACTGGTTGGATTAATACAACAG TGGATGGTGCCAACTATTCAGAACTCGATGAAACCGTTCCAG GATATGGACTATTCCAGAATGATTGAACGACTGCTGAAGCTTGCT GTCCCCAACCACTTTATTTGGCTGATCTTCTTCTACTGGTTTTTCCACTCCTCCCTGAACTTCGTGGCTGAGCTCATGCAGTTCGGGGACAGGGAGTTCTACAGAGACTGGTG GAACTCGGAGACGATCACCTACTTCTGGCAGAACTGGAACATCCCTGTGCACAAGTGGTGTTTGCG CCACTTCTACAAACCGATGCTGAAAAGAGGAATGAGCAAATGGGTGGGCCAGACTGCGGTTTTCCTGATTTCGGCCTTCTTTCATGAG TACCTGGTCAGTGTTCCTCTGAAGATGTTCCGACTTTGGGCTTTCATGGGCATGATGGCTCAG CTTCCCCTGGCATGGCTTGTGGGGCGAGTTTTCCAAGGTAACTACGGCAACGCCGCCGTGTGGATCTCGCTCATCATCGGTCAACCCATCGCCGTGCTCATGTACGTCCACGACTATTACGTTCTTCACTACGGCGGGGAGGAACCGGCAGCTCCTGTGCTGCTGTCATAG
- the LOC108940649 gene encoding diacylglycerol O-acyltransferase 1-like isoform X2, which yields MASCSCHKLQESLLSSASGYSNYRGILNWCVIMLVLSNARLFLENLLKYGILVDPIQVISLFLKDPYRWPAACLVIASNIFIMIALYTERRLSVGAIGENVGIIIHSINLSTVLFFPVATLLMVNSVTPVGGVLALAVYTILFLKLYSYKDVNKWCREIQHAKALSMSRSFSCPTVQRLNGAASRSQVHYPGNLTHRDMYYFVFAPTLCYELNFPRSPRIRKRFLLRRLFEMLFFMQLLVGLIQQWMVPTIQNSMKPFQDMDYSRMIERLLKLAVPNHFIWLIFFYWFFHSSLNFVAELMQFGDREFYRDWWNSETITYFWQNWNIPVHKWCLRHFYKPMLKRGMSKWVGQTAVFLISAFFHEYLVSVPLKMFRLWAFMGMMAQLPLAWLVGRVFQGNYGNAAVWISLIIGQPIAVLMYVHDYYVLHYGGEEPAAPVLLS from the exons ATGGCTTCTTGCAG TTGCCACAAGCTGCAGGAGTCCTTGCTCAGCTCGGCCAGTGGATACAGCAACTATCGGGGCATCCTCAACTGGTGCGTCATCATGCTG GTCTTGAGCAACGCGCGACTTTTCCTGGAGAACTTGCTCAA GTATGGAATCTTAGTGGACCCCATCCAGGTGATCTCGTTGTTCTTGAAGGACCCCTACAGGTGGCCTGCGGCATGTCTTGTTATTg cCTCGAACATCTTTATAATGATAGCCTTGTACACCGAGAGGAGGCTGTCCGTG GGGGCTATCGGCGAGAACGTCGGCATCATCATTCACTCCATCAATCTTTCCACCGTTCTCTTCTTCCCCGTGGCCACCTTGCTGATGGTGAATTCTGTGACCCCAG TTGGAGGGGTGCTTGCTCTCGCTGTGTACACCATCCTCTTCTTGAAACTGTACTCCTACAAAGACGTGAACAAGTGGTGTAGAGAGATCCAGCACGCAAAAGCCCTCTCCATGTCGAGATCCTTTTCAT GCCCTACAGTTCAGCGGCTGAACGGAGCAGCTTCACGCTCTCAGGTCCACTACCCGGGCAACCTCACTCACAGAG ataTGTACTATTTCGTTTTTGCACCAACGCTCTGCTATGAGCTCAACTTCCCGCGGTCACCACGGATACGTAAGCGCTTCCTGCTCAGAAGGCTGTTTGAGATG CTGTTCTTCATGCAGTTACTGGTTGGATTAATACAACAG TGGATGGTGCCAACTATTCAGAACTCGATGAAACCGTTCCAG GATATGGACTATTCCAGAATGATTGAACGACTGCTGAAGCTTGCT GTCCCCAACCACTTTATTTGGCTGATCTTCTTCTACTGGTTTTTCCACTCCTCCCTGAACTTCGTGGCTGAGCTCATGCAGTTCGGGGACAGGGAGTTCTACAGAGACTGGTG GAACTCGGAGACGATCACCTACTTCTGGCAGAACTGGAACATCCCTGTGCACAAGTGGTGTTTGCG CCACTTCTACAAACCGATGCTGAAAAGAGGAATGAGCAAATGGGTGGGCCAGACTGCGGTTTTCCTGATTTCGGCCTTCTTTCATGAG TACCTGGTCAGTGTTCCTCTGAAGATGTTCCGACTTTGGGCTTTCATGGGCATGATGGCTCAG CTTCCCCTGGCATGGCTTGTGGGGCGAGTTTTCCAAGGTAACTACGGCAACGCCGCCGTGTGGATCTCGCTCATCATCGGTCAACCCATCGCCGTGCTCATGTACGTCCACGACTATTACGTTCTTCACTACGGCGGGGAGGAACCGGCAGCTCCTGTGCTGCTGTCATAG